Proteins encoded by one window of Leptospira barantonii:
- a CDS encoding TolC family protein — protein MENKVKNSQTRIPKVREISRILLGSFVLLLSTTLFSEGATTNTTLKLSTEETVKRALESNYSLQNLRYELAKSDTNFLKNDSKYSWRLVADGRASQSILPFNQANLLSGTKISDDTIKGGIEKTLQTTGTYFKVEAGTRRFDSNAFENAATTPAGFAALGIPPLYTGFVRATISQDLLKNSFGYKGRNEVKILESQAEIAKNQVSQQISGVIVDSLVDFWDYSIKTQAVKTYKQLVENTKNIRNLTVRKQGLGLSESFEVNQWNALLAQAENQLETAQVQKEEAKRKLVRSLKIPDGTTLSEETNLLEDLSEKPEYTKDLEYAYKHRADFLNALKQKDIAEAALKNANNDRLPTLTLSGTGASQAQNIVSPQENYVDSTHGITTAKYKEWTGQMNFVYPIMDKGIFAGVRDANIGMRQATLREEELKNEVRDDVKTRIEALEASHRIFKNNIITERESNSYYNGVLRSFRQGRADAVSVKNALDTHVQDELRLTQAKVNFNIDLLRYYLAKNSLLERFQVERDKLLPNLD, from the coding sequence ATGGAAAATAAAGTCAAAAATTCTCAAACAAGGATTCCGAAAGTTCGGGAAATTTCCCGGATACTTTTAGGAAGTTTCGTTCTTCTTCTGTCTACGACACTTTTCTCGGAAGGTGCGACAACAAACACGACGCTCAAACTTTCCACGGAAGAAACCGTAAAACGCGCCCTCGAAAGTAATTATAGCTTACAGAACCTTCGTTATGAATTGGCGAAATCCGATACGAACTTTCTAAAAAACGATTCCAAGTATTCCTGGAGATTGGTAGCGGACGGAAGAGCGAGTCAGTCCATTCTTCCTTTTAACCAAGCGAACCTCCTCTCAGGAACGAAGATCTCCGACGATACCATCAAGGGTGGGATCGAAAAAACTCTTCAAACGACCGGAACCTACTTCAAAGTGGAAGCCGGAACGAGAAGATTCGACTCGAACGCGTTTGAAAACGCGGCCACAACTCCCGCGGGATTTGCGGCATTGGGAATTCCTCCTCTTTATACGGGATTTGTAAGAGCGACGATCAGTCAGGACTTACTCAAAAACTCTTTCGGTTATAAGGGAAGAAACGAAGTAAAAATTCTCGAGTCCCAAGCAGAGATCGCAAAGAACCAAGTATCTCAACAAATCTCCGGTGTAATCGTGGATTCTCTTGTCGACTTTTGGGACTATTCCATTAAAACCCAAGCCGTTAAGACATACAAACAACTCGTAGAGAATACCAAAAACATCCGCAATCTTACCGTTCGTAAACAAGGCCTCGGACTTTCGGAGAGTTTCGAAGTCAATCAGTGGAACGCACTTCTTGCCCAAGCGGAAAACCAATTGGAAACCGCTCAGGTTCAAAAAGAAGAAGCAAAACGTAAACTCGTTCGTTCCTTAAAAATTCCGGACGGAACCACTCTTTCCGAAGAAACCAATCTTCTCGAAGATCTGTCTGAAAAACCGGAATATACAAAAGATTTAGAATATGCTTATAAACACAGAGCCGACTTTTTAAACGCTCTGAAACAAAAAGACATCGCGGAAGCGGCGTTAAAAAACGCGAACAACGATCGTCTTCCTACTCTGACTCTTTCCGGAACCGGAGCGAGCCAGGCTCAGAACATCGTTTCTCCTCAGGAGAATTACGTAGATTCAACCCACGGAATCACAACCGCGAAGTATAAAGAATGGACCGGACAAATGAACTTCGTCTATCCGATCATGGACAAAGGAATTTTCGCGGGAGTTCGCGACGCAAACATCGGAATGCGTCAGGCTACACTGAGAGAAGAAGAATTGAAAAACGAAGTGAGAGACGACGTAAAAACTCGGATCGAAGCTCTTGAAGCAAGCCATAGAATTTTTAAAAACAACATCATCACCGAAAGGGAAAGTAACAGCTACTACAACGGAGTTCTTCGTAGTTTCCGTCAAGGTAGAGCCGACGCGGTTTCCGTAAAGAACGCGTTAGACACACACGTTCAAGACGAGCTCAGACTGACTCAGGCGAAAGTGAACTTCAACATCGATCTTCTGCGTTATTATCTCGCGAAGAATTCCTTGCTCGAACGCTTTCAAGTGGAACGAGACAAACTACTCCCGAACTTAGATTGA
- a CDS encoding SH3 domain-containing protein, whose translation MRKSFFVALGLFFASILLGFLVWKIATRKTDSVYKNFSKGNWDDVVLEVLSKKDPDLEDYSYASMSLAEYNSQLLTVSAEKKERVAQKFADKSGLKFSKREVGGRTIFTFEDRFFSFLPDGSFLKTRALCKKLTLGAEYETQDILSRYLTKLISSNPLPLYNEYNQALLKSLSAGSAKELDETGRTKLARLLEYFSGREDSPFSGGKAKIEGKNLNVRTGPGTENPIAFQFKGGETVFILDRDSRTETIAGKRGNWNQVLDLRNGSVGWIFSGFLKNISSDLSISQNMEESFRALDRSPVWDFESWKESSPPNGFQGEYHPTEKIALDGDTGIVLHSSKNKYDLVCRSVEEPFRDLEFYLAFLGGDESLPVFTLFAGSPGDLRKAFEIEMDKESISINRNRYITGDNFSKKRFRLNIQSGGSGFQGGLIVSEKRVLSGIDSLESIDSSSGIRWRLCLPMARENGDSSLSVFQFKFVP comes from the coding sequence TTGAGAAAGAGTTTTTTTGTAGCCCTCGGCCTATTCTTTGCCTCCATTCTTCTCGGTTTTCTCGTTTGGAAAATTGCAACGCGCAAAACCGATTCCGTTTATAAGAATTTTTCCAAAGGAAACTGGGACGACGTAGTTTTAGAGGTTCTTTCCAAAAAGGATCCGGACTTGGAAGATTATTCTTACGCGTCCATGTCTCTTGCGGAATACAACTCGCAACTTCTTACCGTCTCCGCCGAAAAGAAAGAAAGAGTCGCACAGAAGTTCGCGGACAAATCCGGGCTTAAATTTTCAAAACGAGAAGTGGGCGGAAGAACGATCTTCACGTTCGAGGACAGATTCTTTTCGTTTTTACCGGACGGTTCTTTTTTAAAAACAAGAGCCCTTTGTAAAAAACTCACCTTAGGCGCCGAATACGAAACTCAGGATATTCTTTCCCGTTATCTTACGAAATTAATTTCTTCCAACCCTCTTCCGCTTTACAACGAATACAACCAAGCCCTTCTCAAATCTTTGTCCGCGGGAAGCGCGAAAGAACTGGACGAAACCGGAAGAACAAAACTGGCTCGACTGCTCGAATATTTTTCGGGAAGAGAGGATTCTCCGTTTAGCGGCGGTAAGGCGAAAATCGAAGGAAAGAATCTAAACGTTAGAACGGGACCGGGAACCGAAAATCCGATCGCGTTTCAATTTAAGGGCGGAGAAACCGTATTCATTCTCGATCGCGATTCCCGCACGGAAACGATCGCGGGCAAACGCGGAAACTGGAATCAGGTTTTGGATCTGAGAAACGGAAGCGTCGGCTGGATCTTTTCGGGCTTTCTGAAAAATATTTCCTCGGATCTTTCGATCTCCCAAAACATGGAAGAATCCTTCCGCGCATTGGATCGTTCTCCCGTTTGGGATTTCGAATCTTGGAAAGAATCTTCGCCTCCGAACGGGTTCCAAGGTGAATACCATCCCACGGAAAAGATCGCTCTCGACGGCGACACGGGCATCGTTCTCCATTCTTCCAAAAATAAATACGATCTGGTTTGCCGTTCCGTCGAAGAACCGTTTCGCGATCTTGAATTCTATCTCGCATTTTTAGGCGGAGACGAAAGCCTTCCGGTTTTTACGTTATTCGCCGGTTCGCCGGGCGACTTACGCAAGGCCTTTGAAATCGAAATGGATAAGGAAAGTATTTCCATCAACCGCAATCGATACATCACCGGAGACAACTTTTCGAAGAAGAGATTTCGTCTAAATATACAAAGCGGCGGTTCCGGTTTTCAGGGCGGTTTGATCGTTTCGGAAAAAAGGGTTCTTTCGGGAATCGATTCACTGGAATCGATAGACTCAAGTTCCGGAATTCGTTGGAGACTTTGTCTTCCCATGGCGAGAGAGAATGGAGATTCGAGTTTGAGCGTTTTTCAATTCAAGTTCGTCCCGTAA
- a CDS encoding FmdB family zinc ribbon protein, with protein sequence MPTYDYKCKACGQTFEIFHAMKDDPVKDCHLCGKQGDVERMISNGSGIIFKGTGFYVTDYKKSGSGSGESAKSSASSD encoded by the coding sequence ATGCCGACATACGACTACAAATGTAAAGCCTGCGGACAAACGTTCGAGATATTTCACGCGATGAAAGACGATCCCGTCAAAGATTGTCATCTTTGTGGAAAACAAGGGGACGTGGAAAGAATGATTTCCAACGGATCCGGGATCATCTTCAAAGGAACCGGTTTTTACGTGACCGATTACAAAAAGAGCGGTTCGGGTTCGGGCGAATCCGCAAAATCCTCGGCGTCTTCGGACTGA
- the sucC gene encoding ADP-forming succinate--CoA ligase subunit beta, whose protein sequence is MKIHEYQAKEILRRHKANVPFGVVIDKKENGSKAHDEVTSKTGGSVVVVKAQIHAGGRGKGGGVKVTKTKEDATAAIDKILGMQLITPQTGPEGKKVLKVYLEQGIDIAKEYYLSILLDRSIRKTIIMASTEGGMEIEEVAETHPEKILKIAIDPGIGLQVNQARQLAFDLGLPSESHKSFQSLVMAIYEAYIKEDASLLEINPLILTKQNEIIAGDCKIDLDENALYRHADNAAFRDITEEDPLEVQASEFNLNYVKLDGNIGCMVNGAGLAMATMDIVKLAGAEPANFLDVGGGANKTTVTNGFKIILGDPNVKGIFVNIFGGIVRCDMVAEGIIEAAKAVDLKVPLVVRLQGTNSELGREVLNKSGLKITGVDDLREAASTIAKLIQ, encoded by the coding sequence ATGAAAATTCACGAGTATCAGGCAAAAGAAATCCTGAGAAGGCACAAAGCCAACGTCCCATTTGGTGTCGTAATCGATAAGAAAGAAAACGGATCCAAAGCCCATGACGAAGTTACCTCCAAAACCGGTGGTTCTGTCGTAGTTGTAAAAGCGCAAATCCACGCAGGTGGACGCGGAAAGGGTGGCGGCGTAAAAGTAACCAAAACGAAAGAAGATGCAACCGCCGCAATAGACAAAATTCTCGGCATGCAACTCATCACTCCCCAAACCGGACCTGAAGGAAAGAAAGTCCTGAAAGTGTATCTGGAACAGGGAATCGATATCGCAAAGGAATATTATCTAAGTATTCTACTCGATCGTTCCATTCGCAAAACCATCATCATGGCTTCCACAGAAGGTGGAATGGAAATCGAAGAAGTAGCGGAAACTCATCCTGAAAAAATCCTGAAAATCGCAATCGATCCCGGAATCGGTCTCCAAGTAAATCAAGCAAGACAACTTGCTTTCGATCTTGGACTTCCTTCCGAATCCCACAAATCTTTCCAAAGTTTGGTGATGGCGATTTACGAAGCGTATATCAAAGAAGACGCTTCTCTTTTGGAAATCAACCCTCTGATTCTTACCAAACAAAACGAAATCATCGCGGGCGACTGTAAAATCGACCTCGACGAAAACGCTCTCTACCGTCACGCGGACAACGCGGCTTTCAGAGACATCACCGAAGAGGATCCTCTCGAAGTTCAAGCTTCCGAGTTCAACCTCAACTACGTCAAGTTAGACGGAAACATCGGTTGTATGGTCAACGGCGCCGGACTCGCAATGGCGACTATGGACATCGTAAAACTCGCCGGTGCGGAACCCGCAAACTTCCTCGACGTAGGAGGTGGAGCGAACAAGACCACCGTAACCAACGGATTCAAAATCATCCTCGGTGATCCGAACGTAAAAGGAATCTTCGTAAATATCTTCGGCGGAATCGTTCGTTGCGATATGGTTGCCGAAGGAATCATCGAAGCGGCTAAGGCTGTGGATCTTAAGGTTCCTCTCGTGGTTCGTCTCCAAGGAACCAACTCGGAACTCGGAAGAGAAGTCCTCAACAAAAGCGGACTGAAAATTACCGGAGTCGACGATCTCCGTGAAGCGGCAAGCACCATTGCCAAACTCATTCAATAA
- the ruvA gene encoding Holliday junction branch migration protein RuvA, protein MISGLKGILKKLEVGFAHIETGGVTYEVTISFKTYLELKSIPSAKDVQLHIFHAMSERGQRLFGFLTEQDKEFFKVIKGLQGIGELTALKILSFFSAEDLYRIAQSGEAKELEKIPKVKGKTSEKIFFEVKQNLKKLELFLSGSSKELSVVLPTSSQTPEEAAFSRKREIAILGLVQLGFEEKTASKEVDKVLKNSPETDPGEIIREILKSL, encoded by the coding sequence ATGATCTCAGGGCTCAAAGGAATTCTCAAAAAATTGGAAGTCGGTTTTGCGCATATCGAAACCGGCGGAGTAACGTACGAGGTTACGATTTCCTTTAAAACCTACCTGGAACTCAAAAGTATTCCCTCCGCAAAGGACGTTCAACTTCATATCTTTCACGCAATGAGCGAAAGAGGTCAGAGGCTTTTCGGATTCTTAACCGAACAGGACAAAGAATTTTTCAAGGTCATCAAAGGCCTTCAAGGAATCGGAGAATTGACGGCGCTCAAAATTCTTTCCTTTTTTTCCGCGGAAGACTTATATAGAATCGCTCAATCCGGCGAGGCCAAGGAACTCGAAAAGATTCCCAAAGTAAAAGGCAAAACATCGGAAAAGATTTTCTTCGAGGTAAAGCAGAATCTGAAAAAGTTGGAACTCTTCTTATCGGGTTCCTCGAAAGAACTTTCGGTCGTTCTACCGACCTCTTCCCAAACCCCCGAAGAAGCGGCCTTCTCGAGAAAACGAGAAATCGCGATTCTCGGTTTGGTTCAATTGGGTTTTGAGGAAAAAACGGCGAGCAAGGAAGTGGATAAGGTTTTGAAAAATTCTCCGGAAACCGATCCGGGCGAGATCATCCGGGAAATTCTAAAGAGTTTGTAA
- a CDS encoding MBL fold metallo-hydrolase: protein MKKILLLLTILILLQTCFPVDPERVRSSHFQDGKYHNIEDDDKLNKGFLAVIRWKLFGPSDPPAVEGNLEKIPDVIPRKKEDFLAPEGKVRIIWLGHATVWIAANFHGKRMHILTDPIFTGVPPFVKRLTELPIQPEDLPGVDVVVISHAHRDHLDIDSIKRIQKLFPEVTLHLPSGMGEFAKDEGFENSVIQEWWNVTEYAGTKIHFLPAKHWSRMGLTDTNQYHWGSYAFEFENIRIYFGGDTGFSKHFSEIGKRFPQGFSATLLPIGAFKPRWFMEAAHIGPKEALEASGILRSSLLLPVHWGTFALGDDLPSEAPLYLKKLHSEKNGAAPPLKVWTMGEIIDL, encoded by the coding sequence ATGAAAAAAATTCTTCTACTCCTCACCATTCTTATCTTACTTCAAACCTGTTTTCCAGTGGACCCGGAAAGAGTTCGGTCTTCTCACTTTCAGGACGGCAAATATCACAATATCGAAGATGACGATAAACTGAATAAAGGTTTCCTCGCGGTCATTCGCTGGAAACTCTTCGGTCCGAGCGACCCTCCAGCCGTAGAAGGAAACCTGGAAAAAATTCCGGATGTGATTCCAAGAAAGAAAGAGGATTTTCTCGCGCCCGAAGGTAAGGTGAGAATTATCTGGCTCGGACATGCAACCGTGTGGATCGCCGCGAACTTTCACGGCAAAAGAATGCACATTCTTACCGATCCGATCTTTACCGGAGTTCCACCTTTTGTTAAGCGACTTACCGAACTTCCGATCCAACCCGAGGACCTTCCCGGTGTGGATGTCGTAGTTATCAGCCACGCCCACAGGGATCATTTGGATATAGATTCCATCAAAAGAATTCAGAAATTATTTCCGGAAGTGACTCTGCATCTTCCATCCGGTATGGGAGAATTCGCAAAGGACGAAGGTTTTGAAAACTCGGTCATCCAAGAATGGTGGAACGTTACCGAATACGCCGGAACCAAGATCCACTTTCTTCCCGCAAAACACTGGAGTAGAATGGGACTGACCGACACGAATCAGTATCACTGGGGAAGTTACGCATTCGAATTTGAGAATATTAGAATATACTTCGGTGGTGATACCGGCTTTTCGAAACATTTCTCCGAAATCGGAAAACGTTTTCCTCAAGGATTTTCGGCGACCCTTCTTCCGATCGGCGCGTTCAAACCGAGATGGTTCATGGAAGCCGCGCATATCGGACCTAAAGAAGCCTTGGAAGCAAGCGGCATTCTTCGTTCTTCTCTTCTTTTGCCGGTTCACTGGGGAACGTTCGCGCTGGGAGACGATCTTCCTTCGGAGGCTCCTCTTTATCTCAAGAAGTTGCATTCCGAAAAAAACGGAGCCGCACCTCCTCTTAAAGTTTGGACGATGGGCGAAATCATCGATCTTTGA
- the sucD gene encoding succinate--CoA ligase subunit alpha: protein MAVLVDENTKVVVQGITGKEGSFHATQMLAYGTKVVAGVTPGKGGSKWEDKVPVFNTIQDSVKNEGVNAAVIFVPPAFAADAIIEGILAELPLVICITEGIPTHDMLKVYSVLRNSKTRLVGPNCPGVITPRAKQKLGIMPGFIHSPGSVGIVSRSGTLTYESVAQITKQGLGQSTCIGIGGDPVPGMNHTEAIKLLNEDPETKGIVMIGEIGGTSEEEAAEYIKNYVKKPVVGFIAGQTAPPGKRMGHAGAIISGGLGTAASKMKAMQEAGIQVCQSIAEVGEKMKKALG, encoded by the coding sequence ATGGCAGTATTAGTAGATGAAAATACAAAAGTCGTAGTTCAAGGAATCACCGGTAAGGAAGGTTCTTTTCACGCGACACAAATGCTCGCTTACGGCACGAAAGTCGTAGCCGGAGTTACTCCCGGAAAAGGCGGAAGCAAATGGGAAGATAAGGTTCCCGTATTCAACACGATCCAAGATTCCGTAAAGAACGAAGGCGTAAACGCCGCTGTTATTTTCGTTCCCCCGGCATTCGCCGCGGACGCGATCATTGAAGGAATTCTCGCGGAACTTCCGCTCGTGATTTGTATCACGGAAGGAATTCCTACACACGATATGTTGAAGGTTTACAGCGTCCTTAGAAACTCCAAAACCAGACTTGTGGGACCAAACTGCCCCGGAGTAATCACTCCTCGCGCAAAACAAAAACTCGGAATTATGCCCGGTTTTATCCACAGCCCAGGTTCGGTTGGAATTGTTTCCCGTTCCGGAACCTTAACTTACGAGTCTGTTGCTCAGATCACGAAACAAGGTCTGGGACAATCCACTTGTATCGGAATCGGCGGGGACCCTGTTCCAGGAATGAACCACACCGAAGCGATCAAATTGTTGAACGAAGACCCTGAAACCAAGGGAATCGTAATGATCGGTGAAATCGGCGGAACTTCCGAAGAAGAAGCCGCAGAATACATCAAGAATTACGTAAAAAAGCCTGTGGTAGGTTTTATCGCTGGTCAAACCGCTCCTCCAGGCAAAAGAATGGGGCACGCGGGTGCGATCATCAGCGGCGGTTTAGGAACTGCGGCCTCCAAAATGAAAGCGATGCAGGAAGCGGGCATTCAAGTTTGCCAATCTATCGCCGAAGTTGGAGAAAAAATGAAGAAGGCTCTGGGTTAA
- a CDS encoding LpxI family protein codes for MGRLGILAGAGELPHIGMKEALAAGEDPIFLSIIESDFQPGNYGNRNLPIHIVKIGALMKLCKQQGIDRLLLLGKVKKEIIFKNLKFDLKAISLLARMINKHDYSIFKTVSDEFAKEKITIISQKTYLKSLFLPEGRYTKKSLSKKELEDVAFGMEYAEKMAALDIGQTVVVLDKSVLAVEAVEGTDLAIKRGGSYAKKGKAVVCKSSKPGQDHRFDLPTVGEETLKTMYENNCGILALRTGETIIVHPKEFINLAEKLKIHILSIGSGNLTKINSTTQKIR; via the coding sequence TTGGGACGACTCGGAATTCTCGCCGGAGCGGGAGAACTACCTCATATCGGAATGAAAGAGGCTCTCGCGGCTGGCGAAGATCCGATCTTTCTTTCCATCATCGAATCCGATTTCCAACCCGGAAATTACGGAAATCGAAATCTTCCGATTCACATCGTCAAGATCGGAGCCCTTATGAAGTTGTGCAAACAACAGGGAATCGATCGTCTTCTTCTACTCGGAAAGGTCAAAAAGGAAATCATATTCAAAAACCTTAAATTCGATCTGAAAGCGATCAGTCTTTTGGCGAGAATGATCAACAAACACGATTACTCGATTTTCAAAACGGTTTCGGACGAGTTCGCAAAGGAAAAGATCACGATCATTTCCCAAAAGACGTATTTAAAATCCCTCTTTCTTCCCGAAGGACGATACACGAAAAAATCCCTTTCCAAAAAGGAACTCGAAGACGTCGCGTTCGGAATGGAATATGCGGAGAAGATGGCCGCGCTCGATATCGGCCAAACCGTCGTGGTTCTCGACAAATCGGTTCTTGCCGTGGAAGCGGTGGAAGGAACCGATCTCGCGATCAAACGAGGCGGTTCTTACGCGAAAAAAGGAAAGGCGGTCGTGTGTAAAAGTTCCAAACCGGGTCAGGATCATCGTTTTGATCTTCCCACCGTCGGCGAGGAAACCTTGAAGACTATGTATGAAAACAACTGCGGAATCTTGGCGCTTCGCACGGGTGAAACGATCATCGTACATCCAAAAGAATTTATTAACCTTGCAGAAAAATTAAAAATCCACATCTTGAGTATCGGCAGTGGCAACCTTACGAAAATCAACTCTACAACCCAAAAAATCCGGTAA